Proteins encoded together in one Drosophila albomicans strain 15112-1751.03 chromosome 2R, ASM965048v2, whole genome shotgun sequence window:
- the LOC117575579 gene encoding elongation of very long chain fatty acids protein 7: MNYYNSSTRFDMVVEIANIALDEFKTHHITRNYTGLVQRYYQLVEEDYGDPRAKRFPLMEHPLFTFGLVAIYLSWVLVLGPLFMRDRKPFQLRRTLVIYNAFQVLLSGYMFYEHLMAGWLNYYNLKCQPVDYSDGPMSKRMLNLCYIYYLSKLTEFADTTFFVLRKKSSQITWLHVYHHSVTPLETWVLVKFLAGGNATFPNLLNNFVHVCMYFYYMMSAMGPEYAKFLWWKKYMTELQIAQFVLCIVHTVRALFSNQCQFSKFISALLLLNASIFFCLFMNFYMQSYKKSKAKQLTSEAAASTAAAALKADSNNNNEAKALQQDHHQDSPMKLKAH, translated from the exons atgaattattacaacagcagcacacgGTTCGACATGGTCGTGGAGATCGCCAACATTGCGCTCGATGAGTTCAAGACCCACCATATAACGCGCAACTATACGGGTCTGGTGCAGCGCTACTATCAGCTCGTCGAGGAGGATTACGGCG ACCCCCGTGCCAAGCGCTTTCCTTTGATGGAGCATCCGCTGTTCACATTCGGTCTGGTTGCCATTTATCTCTCCTGGGTGCTGGTGCTGGGTCCGTTGTTCATGAGAGATCGGAAACCTTTTCAGCTGCGCCGCACCCTCGTCATCTACAACGCCTTCCAGGTCCTGCTCAGCGGTTATATGTTCTACGAG CACTTAATGGCGGGCTGGCTCAACTATTATAATCTGAAATGCCAACCGGTTGACTATTCAGATGGTCCCATGTCTAAACGC ATGCTGAACTTGTGCTACATTTACTATCTGTCCAAGCTGACTGAGTTCGCAGACACAACGTTCTTTGTGCTGCGCAAGAAGTCATCGCAGATCACGTGGCTGCATGTCTATCATCACTCGGTGACGCCCTTGGAGACCTGGGTGTTGGTCAAGTTTTTGGCAG GCGGCAATGCGACATTCCCCAATCTGTTGAACAACTTCGTGCACGTTTGCATGTACTTCTATTACATGATGTCGGCCATGGGTCCCGAGTATGCCAAGTTCCTGTGGTGGAAGAAATACATGACAGAGCTGCAAATA GCGCAATTTGTGCTTTGCATTGTGCACACGGTGCGAGCGCTATTCAGCAATCAGTGCCAGTTCTCCAAGTTCATCTCGGCGCTACTGCTGCTGAATGCATCCATCTTTTTCTGCCTCTTCATGAACTTTTACATGCAGAGCTACAAGAAGTCCAAGGCGAAGCAGTTGACTTCGGAAGCAGCAGCgtcgacggcggcggcggcattAAAGGCCgatagcaacaataacaatgaagCCAAAGCATTGCAACAGGATCATCATCAGGACTCGCCAATGAAACTGAAGGCGCATTGA
- the LOC117575532 gene encoding elongation of very long chain fatty acids protein 7, translating into MAAVNASQTDYWNFLFIELADPRTNDWFLIKSPLPLLTILGFYLYFVLSWGPRFMRDRKPFKLERTLLVYNFFQVALSVWMVYEGVVIWQYYSWRCQPVDWSRTPKAYREARVVYVYYMAKITELLDTIFFVLRKNDRQVTFLHVYHHTVMPMISWGTSKYYPGGHGTFIGWINSFVHIVMYSYYFLSAFGPQMQKYLWWKKYITNLQMIQFCCAFIHQTQLLYTDCGYPRWSVCFTLPNAVFFYFLFNDFYQKSYKKKQAAAKAKAEKEVCSNNNNNNDSCAKNFNAAIQASPAQKKVL; encoded by the exons atggcGGCCGTGAACGCATCACAAACAGACTATTGGAACTTTCTGTTCATCGAATTGGCTG ATCCACGCACAAATGATTGGTTCCTGATCAAGTCCCCGCTGCCCCTGCTCACCATTCTGGGCTTCTATCTGTACTTTGTGCTGTCATGGGGACCGCGTTTCATGCGCGATCGCAAACCTTTCAAGCTGGAACGCACCCTGCTGGTCTACAATTTCTTCCAGGTGGCATTGAGCGTCTGGATGGTGTACGAGGGCGTCGTCATCTGGCAATATTACAGCTGGCGTTGTCAACCCGTCGACTGGTCACGCACGCCTAAGGCTTACCGCGAAGCTCGTGTCGTTTATGTTTACTACATGGCCAAGATCACCGAATTGCTGGACACTATTTTCTTTGTGCTGCGCAAGAATGATCGTCAAGTCACATTCCTGCATGTCTATCATCATACCGTTATGCCCATGATCAGCTGGGGCACCTCCAAGTATTATCCTGGCGGCCATGGCACCTTCATTGGCTGGATCAACTCGTTTGTGCACATCGTTATGTACTCGTACTATTTCCTCTCTGCCTTTGGACCCCAAATGCAAAAGTATCTGTGGTGGAAGAAGTACATCACCAACCTGCAAATG ATCCAGTTCTGCTGCGCCTTCATTCATCAAACCCAATTGCTGTACACCGATTGCGGATATCCAAGATGGTCGGTCTGCTTTACGCTGCCCAACGCTGTGTTCTTCTACTTCCTCTTCAATGACTTCTACCAGAAGTCCTACAAGAAGAAACAGGCAGCTGCCAAGGCCAAGGCTGAAAAAGAGgtctgcagcaacaacaacaacaacaacgatagcTGTGCCAAGAACTTTAATGCCGCCATACAAGCATCGCCAGCACAAAAGAAAGTGCTGTAA
- the LOC117575483 gene encoding elongation of very long chain fatty acids protein 7: MTTYMKIFNERISGLSKGVDETVDSWFLMSSPGPVVAVVLIYLVFVLKIGPEYMKNRKPMDLKRIMVLYNAFQVCYSIWMCRTSIQESNVMSSIFSKKCEINRTREQNLTLYSGAWFYFFSKIIDLLDTTFFVLRKKNNQVSFLHVYHHTITVLFSWGYLKYAPGEQGVIIGILNSGVHIIMYFYYMVAAMGPQYQKYLWWKKYMTSIQLIQFVLILGYMLAVGAKGCNMPKTLTFFFVGNTIIFLYLFGNFYRKTYNKSKSIDANGSVRSGGRSLAQSALRAAGGMGCMPLQATNNGKQDARDFKPYIDLNNNSVKAMKVE; the protein is encoded by the exons ATGACGACCTACATGAAGATATTTAACGAGCGCATCTCGGGCCTATCCAAGGGTGTGG ATGAGACTGTGGACAGTTGGTTTTTAATGAGTTCACCGGGTCCAGTGGTGGCTGTGGTACTGATTTATCTGGTGTTTGTGCTCAAGATTGGACCTGAGTACATGAAGAACCGCAAGCCCATGGACCTGAAGCGTATAATGGTACTGTACAATGCCTTTCAGGTGTGCTACTCCATTTGGATGTGTCGTACG TCCATCCAGGAGAGCAATGTCATGTCGTCGATATTCTCGAAGAAATGCGAAATCAATCGCACTCGCGAACAGAATTTAACCCTCTACTCGGGCGCTTGGTTTTATTTCTTCTCGAAGATCATTGATTTGCTGGATACCACGTTCTTTGTGCTGCGCAAGAAGAACAATCAGGTGTCTTTCCTGCATGTCTATCATCACACAATCACCGTACTCTTCTCTTGGGGCTATCTGAAGTATGCGCCCGGTGAACAGGGCGTCATCATTGGCATCCTCAACTCGGGTGTGCACATCATCATGTATTTCTATTACATGGTCGCCGCCATGGGACCCCAATACCAGAAGTATCTGTGGTGGAAGAAGTACATGACCAGCATCCAGCTGATTCAGTTTGTGCTCATTCTGGGCTACATGCTTGCCGTGGGCGCCAAGGGTTGCAACATGCCCAAGACGCTGACCTTCTTCTTTGTGGGCAACACGATCATTTTCCTCTATCTGTTCGGCAACTTCTATCGTAAGACCTACAACAAATCGAAGAGTATTGATGCCAACGGCTCGGTGCGCAGCGGTGGCAGGAGTCTGGCACAATCGGCTCTGCGTGCTGCTGGCGGTATGGGCTGCATGCCATTGCAAGCGACCAACAACGGTAAGCAGGATGCCAGAGACTTCAAGCCGTACATCGATCTGAATAACAACAGTGTGAAAGCCATGAAGGTGGAATAA
- the LOC117575249 gene encoding CUE domain-containing protein 2 yields MTNLEKQHEMVKRSLVQFVSAHIPGADFSVVDEIVLSYIISILEEASQDPCFDVEGFVEMMGAYFEEFSTIDQGVICEWIYKLANELTETEKNQGNHNSINLSLNSLTLSSIIPESKLRARNSSISEKDELSSNNSSNSGGGSSSKRSQHLSETSDGGSTDSSSSTCDYFLDEAEVLQEMFPDTAYVEIKHCIAISKGDIDGATQILLHRQETNQSLTDKSHTLVIKKNIVVDDNELKNRIIARYSYVDKNATQREYKPVVPKMEPRKLVRYRDNKIVSLKGERYTEVKRDEDAELKKPKKQIQP; encoded by the exons ATGACCAATTTGGAGAAGCAACATGAGATGGTGAAGCGAAGTCTAGTGCAGTTTGTCAGCGCCCATATTCCAGGCGCCGACTTTAGCGTTGTGGACGAGATTGTTCTATCCTATATCATTTCCATACTCGAGGAGGCTTCGCAGGACCCATGTTTCGATGTCGAGGGTTTTGTAGAGATGATGGGCGCCTATTTTGAGGAGTTTTCCACCATTGATCAGGGCGTTATATGTGAATGGATCTACAAGCTGGCTAACGAGCTAACCGAAACCGAAAAGAACCAAGGAAATCACAATTCCATCAATTTATCGCTTAA CTCGTTGACTCTATCGAGCATTATACCAGAGTCCAAATTGCGTGCACGCAACTCTTCAATATCCGAGAAAGATGAGCTCTCTtcgaacaacagcagcaacagtggcggcggaagcagcagcaagcgaTCCCAGCACTTGTCGGAGACTAGCGATGGCGGCTCCACTGACAGCTCCAGCTCCACTTGCGATTACTTTTTGGATGAGGCCGAGGTGTTGCAGGAAATGTTCCCAGATACCGCTTACGTGGAG ATAAAGCACTGCATTGCCATCTCGAAGGGCGATATTGATGGTGCCACTCAGATTCTATTGCATCGTCAGGAGACTAATCAGAGTTTGACCGACAAGTCACACACTTTGGTCATCAAGAAGAACATTGTTGTGGATGATAATGAGCTTAAAAATCGCATAATTGCCAG ATATTCTTACGTTGACAAAAATGCTACACAGCGGGAGTATAAGCCGGTGGTTCCAAAAATGGAGCCACGTAAACTTGTGCGCTATCGGGACAACAAGATTGTGTCGCTTAAGGGCGAGCGTTACACCGAAGTCAAGCGTGACGAAGATGCTGAGTTAAAAAAACCCAAGAAGCAGATTCAACCGTAA
- the LOC117574164 gene encoding transcriptional adapter 2B isoform X2: MTTIADLFTKYNCTNCQDDIQGIRVHCAECENFDLCLQCFSMGAEIGAHVNNHAYQFMDTGTSILSVFRGKGAWTAREEIRLLDAIEQYGFGNWEDISKHIETKSGEDAKEEYVNKFVNGTIGKATWTPAQSQRPLLLDRTEDDTGPLGANALARLPPLEISNEEAMQLGYMPNRDSFEREYDPTAEQLISTITHSSEDVEIDVMLKLAHVDIYTRRLRERARRKRMVRDYQLVSNFFRNRNYALHPGLSKEQKEFRDRFRVFAQFYSSNEYERLLGSLEREKELRIRQSELYRYRYNGITKIDDCRHFEQHAAMATHRSTGPYGHGKTLLCIINAPNSQRLNGCIRQCLTTGQHTALQWKSSAAKLFLALPASESQKSRTVKRRRGKFKFNRTKKHAPHRRPDLLRRIIAQQKLLG, from the exons ATGACGACAATTGCGGATCTtttcacaaaatataattgcaCTAATTGCCAAGATGATATTCAAGGCATACGTGTTCATTGTGCTGAATGCGAAAATTTCGACCTGTGCCTGCAA TGCTTTTCAATGGGCGCCGAGATTGGCGCACATGTAAACAACCATGCATATCAGTTTATGGACACCGGCACTTCGATTCTGAGCGTGTTTCGCGGCAAAGGCGCTTGGACAGCTCGTGAGGAGATTCGATTGCTCGATGCCATTGAACAGTATGGCTTTGGTAACTGGGAGGACATTAGCAAACACATTGAGACCAAATCTGGTGAGGATGCCAAGGAGGAGTATGTAAATAAGTTTGTAAATGGCACCATCGGAAAGGCAACATGGACACCGGCGCAATCACAACGTCCACTACTTCTGGATCGCACCGAGGATGACACTGGGCCACTGGGCGCCAATGCATTGGCCCGCCTACCGCCACTGGAGATCAGCAATGAAGAGGCCATGCAACTCGGATATATGCCCAATCGTGATAGTTTTGAGCGTGAATACGATCCCACGGCGGAGCAGCTGATCTCCACAATAACGCATAGTTCGGAGGATGTGGAAATCGATGTGATGCTCAAGTTGGCCCATGTCGACATCTACACACGCCGACTGCGGGAACGCGCTCGTCGCAAGAGAATGGTGCGTGACTATCAACTGGTGTCGAATTTCTTTCGCAATCGCAACTATGCTCTGCATCCGGGATTAAGCAAGGAGCAGAAGGAGTTCCGGGACCGTTTTCGCGTCTTTGCACAGTTCTATTCGAGCAATGAGTACGAGCGTTTGCTCGGCTCACTAGAGCGCGAGAAGGAGCTACGTATTCGACAGTCGGAGCTGTATCGTTATCGCTACAATGGCATCACCAAGATCGATGACTGCAGGCATTTTGAGCAGCATGCGGCGATGGCAACGCATCGTTCTACAGGACCCTATGGCCATGGCAAGACT CTCCTTTGTATTATCAACGCACCCAACTCGCAGCGTTTGAATGGTTGTATAAGACAATGTTTAACCACAGGACAACACACAGCTTTACAATGGAAGTCTTCGGCCGCTAAGCTCTTCCTTGCACTCCCCGCAAGCGAATCCCAGAAAAGC CGAACCGTTAAGCGGCGCCGAGGCAAGTTCAAGTTCAATCGCACCAAGAAGCATGCACCACATCGGCGACCCGACTTGCTCCGGCGCATTATTGCCCAGCAGAAACTACTTGGATAG
- the LOC117574164 gene encoding transcriptional adapter 2B isoform X1, translating to MTTIADLFTKYNCTNCQDDIQGIRVHCAECENFDLCLQCFSMGAEIGAHVNNHAYQFMDTGTSILSVFRGKGAWTAREEIRLLDAIEQYGFGNWEDISKHIETKSGEDAKEEYVNKFVNGTIGKATWTPAQSQRPLLLDRTEDDTGPLGANALARLPPLEISNEEAMQLGYMPNRDSFEREYDPTAEQLISTITHSSEDVEIDVMLKLAHVDIYTRRLRERARRKRMVRDYQLVSNFFRNRNYALHPGLSKEQKEFRDRFRVFAQFYSSNEYERLLGSLEREKELRIRQSELYRYRYNGITKIDDCRHFEQHAAMATHRSTGPYGHGKTDNTQLYNGSLRPLSSSLHSPQANPRKAEPLSGAEASSSSIAPRSMHHIGDPTCSGALLPSRNYLDSYRTSSAATTTMLPTTMSNMGMGIGMGMGMTMDSAITATAATSTATMTAAQANLPQSTAAAAAAAAAKSNNNQQLQQQLLQGGVKQQQQQQFQQSEHAAGSSNSPEEQPVSMSYVLRTQLEELKRLPQPLGSNLLTNNELDVCKKHNITPTTYLSLKTVCLSGAPSLGSPMETSLRKFFIKCGWLSH from the exons ATGACGACAATTGCGGATCTtttcacaaaatataattgcaCTAATTGCCAAGATGATATTCAAGGCATACGTGTTCATTGTGCTGAATGCGAAAATTTCGACCTGTGCCTGCAA TGCTTTTCAATGGGCGCCGAGATTGGCGCACATGTAAACAACCATGCATATCAGTTTATGGACACCGGCACTTCGATTCTGAGCGTGTTTCGCGGCAAAGGCGCTTGGACAGCTCGTGAGGAGATTCGATTGCTCGATGCCATTGAACAGTATGGCTTTGGTAACTGGGAGGACATTAGCAAACACATTGAGACCAAATCTGGTGAGGATGCCAAGGAGGAGTATGTAAATAAGTTTGTAAATGGCACCATCGGAAAGGCAACATGGACACCGGCGCAATCACAACGTCCACTACTTCTGGATCGCACCGAGGATGACACTGGGCCACTGGGCGCCAATGCATTGGCCCGCCTACCGCCACTGGAGATCAGCAATGAAGAGGCCATGCAACTCGGATATATGCCCAATCGTGATAGTTTTGAGCGTGAATACGATCCCACGGCGGAGCAGCTGATCTCCACAATAACGCATAGTTCGGAGGATGTGGAAATCGATGTGATGCTCAAGTTGGCCCATGTCGACATCTACACACGCCGACTGCGGGAACGCGCTCGTCGCAAGAGAATGGTGCGTGACTATCAACTGGTGTCGAATTTCTTTCGCAATCGCAACTATGCTCTGCATCCGGGATTAAGCAAGGAGCAGAAGGAGTTCCGGGACCGTTTTCGCGTCTTTGCACAGTTCTATTCGAGCAATGAGTACGAGCGTTTGCTCGGCTCACTAGAGCGCGAGAAGGAGCTACGTATTCGACAGTCGGAGCTGTATCGTTATCGCTACAATGGCATCACCAAGATCGATGACTGCAGGCATTTTGAGCAGCATGCGGCGATGGCAACGCATCGTTCTACAGGACCCTATGGCCATGGCAAGACT GACAACACACAGCTTTACAATGGAAGTCTTCGGCCGCTAAGCTCTTCCTTGCACTCCCCGCAAGCGAATCCCAGAAAAGC CGAACCGTTAAGCGGCGCCGAGGCAAGTTCAAGTTCAATCGCACCAAGAAGCATGCACCACATCGGCGACCCGACTTGCTCCGGCGCATTATTGCCCAGCAGAAACTACTTGGATAGCTATCGGACATCGTCGGCAGCTACGACAACGATGCTGCCGACGACCATGTCGAACATGGGGATGGGAATCGGGATGGGCATGGGAATGACGATGGACTCGGCAATAACAGCGACTGCAGCGACTTCCACGGCTACGATGACGGCAGCACAGGCGAACCTGCCGCAGtccactgcagcagcagcggcagcagcagcagcgaagagcaacaacaaccaacaacttcagcagcagctgctgcaaggCGGCgtaaagcaacagcagcaacaacagttccAGCAAAGCGAACACGCCGCCGGCAGCTCTAATTCGCCAGAGGAACAGCCCGTTAGCATGAGTTACGTGCTGCGTACACAGCTCGAAGAGCTAAAGCGTCTCCCGCAGCCCCTTGGCAGCAATCTGCTGACTAACAATGAGCTAGATGTGTGCAAGAAGCACAATATAACGCCCACAACATATTTGTCGTTAAAAACCGTCTGTCTAAGCGGTGCTCCATCGTTGGGCAGTCCAATGGAGACGTCGTTGCGCAAATTCTTCATCAAATGCGGCTGGCTGAGCCACTAA
- the LOC117574163 gene encoding DNA polymerase iota, which yields MDFASVLNKSEPHQRTIIHLDMDYFYAQVEELRDPSLRNRPLAVLQKNIVVTCNYIARSQGVTKLMLVADAERLCKDLVKVNGEDLAPYRLMSQKIFDLLLNYTPDVEKLGFDENYMDVTALVDLRQAHVAEAQRKPAIGHIYPADGTPLTACSCGCAQRLAIGTRIAQEIRDELHLRLGITCCAGIAYNKLLAKLVGSRNKPNQQTVLVSTYTEQFMRELNDLHSVTGIGQKTQSLLLEAGVSSVEQLQQCDMEFMRKKFGFETATKLRDLALGRDASTVRATGKPKTISVEDSCKTISVHTDVTDKFRLLLKRLMEQVAEDGRIPIAIKVVLRKFDSQKKSSHRETKQANILPSLFKTSVCAGETGVCKVQLADGALDKLLKIIMRLFERIVDLSKPFNITLIGLAFSKFQERKVGSSSIANFLIKKADLEVQSITSLTNTSLNSTTSPTTEGSPTALSGDEAAFRSSPTTFKPSDQFYRRRATTASPVPMLTDNGSESGATNSDFSDFSETEVEPSPKKSRIGRVLVSKRSRLAVDVADAAADVASPSKLRVCDLRLNSRDSEKDFPMSPIAACTPSTSAAAAAPRFRTIQPPNTLLNRIDGSLRFLPARTTSRMSSNASSTASSPLPSPMDDSVSAPTTPTIAPALQVAAPAPSVITETATTGDSLAHIACPAGVDAQVFKELPVELQNELIASWRSSLVVAAAASAVEQATTSSGNASNATSNGGGGAGGTQKNTLYRYFLRNK from the exons TGCCGAACGTCTGTGCAAGGATCTGGTTAAAGTAAATGGCGAAGATCTGGCACCTTATCGCTTAATGTCACAGAAAATCTTCGATCTACTGCTCAACTACACCCCCGACGTGGAGAAACTGGGATTTGATGAGAACTACATGGATGTCACGGCCCTTGTGGATTTACGGCAAGCTCACGTAGCCGAAGCACAACGTAAACCCGCCATTGGACACATTTATCCAGCGGATGGAACCCCGCTAACTGCCTGTAGTTGTGGCTGTGCTCAACGCTTGGCGATTGGAACGCGCATTGCGCAGGAGATACGCGACGAGCTCCATTTGCGGCTGGGCATCACGTGTTGTGCTGGGATTGCCTACAACAAGCTGCTGGCCAAGCTGGTGGGCAGTCGGAACAAGCCAAATCAACAGACGGTGCTCGTTTCCACGTATACGGAACAGTTTATGCGCGAACTCAATGATTTACATAGCGTCACGGGCATTGGTCAGAAGAcgcagtcgctgctgttgGAGGCGGGCGTATCGAGTgtggagcagctgcagcagtgtGACATGGAATTCATGCGAAAGAAATTTGGGTTTGAGACTGCTACCAAACTGAGGGATTTGGCATTGGGTCGTGATGCGAGCACAGTGCGTGCTACGGGAAAACCCAAAACGATTAGTGTGGAGGATTCGTGTAAGACGATTTCCGTCCATACAGATGTCACGGATAAGTTTCGCTTGTTGCTCAAGCGTCTTATGGAGCAG GTAGCCGAAGACGGGCGCATTCCCATCGCCATTAAGGTGGTGCTACGCAAATTCGATTCTCAGAAAAAGAGCAGCCATCGGGAGACAAAGCAGGCCAACATTCTACCCTCTCTTTTCAAGACATCCGTTTGCGCTGGAGAAACGGGCGTATGCAAAGTGCAGCTGGCTGATGGCGCGTTGGACAAATTGCTTAAGATTATTATGCGTCTGTTCGAACGCATTGTGGATCTGAGCAAACCTTTTAACATTACGCTAATCGGCTTGGCCTTCTCCAAGTTCCAGGAGCGTAAAGTTGGCTCGTCATCCATTGCCAACTTTCTGATCAAAAAAGCCGATCTCGAGGTGCAATCGATCACCTCGCTAACGAACACGAGTCTCAACTCCACTACTTCCCCCACAACAGAAGGCAGTCCGACCGCGCTGAGCGGAGACGAAGCCGCCTTTCGCTCCTCACCCACCACATTCAAGCCAAGTGATCAGTTCTACAGACGCCGTGCGACGACAGCGTCGCCGGTACCTATGTTGACGGACAATGGCTCCGAATCGGGCGCCACCAATTCGGACTTCAGTGACTTCTCCGAAACGGAAGTGGAGCCGTCGCCCAAAAAGAGCCGCATTGGCCGCGTGCTCGTGTCGAAGCGCAGCCGATTGGCAGTGGATGTAGCCGATGCGGCTGCAGATGTCGCTTCGCCGAGTAAGCTGCGTGTCTGTGATCTGCGTCTTAACTCTCGCGACAGTGAAAAAGACTTTCCCATGAGTCCCATTGCTGCCTGCACACCGTCCACatctgcagcagcggcagcgccaCGATTTCGGACCATTCAACCGCCCAACACGCTGCTGAATCGCATCGATGGCAGCCTACGTTTTCTGCCCGCACGCACCACGAGTCGAATGAGCTCGAATGCCAGTTCCACGGCCTCGTCGCCGTTGCCCTCGCCAATGGATGATTCGGTCAGTGCACCAACAACGCCTACAATTGCGCCTGCGTTGCAAGTTGCGGCACCAGCGCCAAGTGTCATCACGGAGACGGCCACAACGGGTGATTCACTCGCTCACATCGCTTGTCCCGCCGGCGTGGATGCGCAGGTCTTCAAAGAATTGCCTGTGGAGCTACAGAACGAATTGATCGCTTCGTGGCGCAGTTCGCTCGtggtggcagctgctgccagcGCTGTGGAGCAGGCGACAACGAGCAGCGGTAACGCAAGCAACGCCACCAGCAATGGCGGTGGTGGCGCAGGCGGCACACAGAAAAATACGCTATATCGATATTTCCTAAGGAACAAGTGA